The genomic segment ATAAACAAGATTTATCATCCTATTCTTAACTAAGAAACTACCTCAAAAGGATTCATAGAGATCTCTACTTTTCTAAACGCAATAAAACCACAACATATTACTCCTTTAGCCATGATTCTCTGGAAGAGACAAGCTTAAGTTCTTCTCAATAGCAGAATTGAccttcttcaagatcttttgCCACTCTGTCTCTTCCCCTGTTTCCACACATTTTCAAATAATCGTTACTgaatgaacacttttttttataattataagacAAAAGAAAGATGTTAATTTTAAGTATTTAGTACCTTGGAGAAATGCTTCTCCAGTAAGCTTCCTTCTAGCTTCTTTCAAGAACGAAACCACTATAGGATTCATTCTGTTATCCTCTGCTCTAAGACAAATGTCTCCAACTTTTGCAGAAGTCACTTGGTTAGCCCAAGGACCTTGTTTCCAGTAAACTTTGAAACTGCACCCACACACTTCGCTCCCTTCCTCGTCACGTTCATGCTTCGTTCTCTCAACCTAGGCACAAACAAAAACGGATCAAGaagatttcaaaatattattaaaccGGTGCATGACTACTAATTTCAAGACTCACCGTGACGACGATGGCATCGTAGAACTTGACGTCGCCTGTGACGGAAGGGAACGTGGCGCAAACCTTGGTTCCATCAGTGACAGTGGGACACTCAGTGTCTTGCATCTGAACAGAACAAGCTCGAAACCTCTCTTCAAACTCTTGAATCTCGTCTGAGCTCTTGAAATCGTCGGAAGGGTAAAACTCGTCGAAATC from the Camelina sativa cultivar DH55 chromosome 12, Cs, whole genome shotgun sequence genome contains:
- the LOC104733312 gene encoding uncharacterized protein LOC104733312 — its product is MSYQTSPTIPGDFADDVEWCDENWPELEFRSPEDEAWYAVEVAEMCDALLISFNGFTCDFDEFYPSDDFKSSDEIQEFEERFRACSVQMQDTECPTVTDGTKVCATFPSVTGDVKFYDAIVVTVERTKHERDEEGSEVCGCSFKVYWKQGPWANQVTSAKVGDICLRAEDNRMNPIVVSFLKEARRKLTGEAFLQGEETEWQKILKKVNSAIEKNLSLSLPENHG